A stretch of the Musa acuminata AAA Group cultivar baxijiao chromosome BXJ2-7, Cavendish_Baxijiao_AAA, whole genome shotgun sequence genome encodes the following:
- the LOC103991817 gene encoding ribonuclease 3-like protein 2 gives MLAQGGTRAVKEIERLLGYAFRSQSLLAEALTHSSYPDHRSYHRLEFVGDAALSLAITKHLYLTNPDLGPGRLSALRAANISTEKLARVAVRHRLYRFLRCNSHALDQMVFDFTNLVMMEREEEIGWAPYGGSTVKAPKVLADIVESIAAAVYVDCNFDLELLWKVLRGILEPIITSENMDEQPVTTLYELCQKQGRSIEIKNWKRGFVNNISVFIDGDLMGIGCSEQRSIAKLNAARDALQKLSALEEADMEVELSSAAGNGTAEEKDGSKQKLNQFCSKKHWIMPIYKIEKEEGPAHCKRFICSVQVETEGCTFITFGDPKSRVKDAENSAASKMLADILVGR, from the exons ATGCTGGCTCAGGGTGGGACGAGGGCCGTGAAGGAGATCGAGCGTCTTCTGGGCTACGCTTTCAGGTCCCAGTCCCTCCTGGCGGAGGCGCTTACGCACTCGTCCTACCCCGACCACCGTTCATACCACCGTCTCGAGTTCGTCGGCGATGCAGCCCTCAGCCTCGCCATCACCAAACACCTCTACCTCACCAACCCGGACCTCGGCCCCGGACGCCTCTCCGCCCTACGCGCCGCTAACATCTCCACCGAAAAGCTCGCCCGCGTCGCCGTCCGCCACCGCCTCTACCGTTTCCTCCGCTGCAACTCACATGCACTCGATCAAATG GTGTTCGATTTCACGAACTTGGTGATGATggagagggaggaagaaattGGGTGGGCTCCGTACGGCGGAAGCACCGTCAAAGCCCCCAAAGTGTTGGCCGACATCGTGGAGTCCATCGCTGCCGCCGTCTACGTCGACTGCAATTTCGATCTTGAGTTGCTCTGGAAG GTATTGAGGGGGATTTTGGAGCCGATCATCACGTCGGAGAACATGGACGAGCAGCCGGTGACGACGCTCTACGAGCTCTGTCAGAAGCAGGGCAGAAGCATCGAGATCAAAAACTGGAAGAGAGGTTTTGTGAACAACATCAGCGTCTTTATTGACGGAGACCTCATGGGCATCGGTTGCTCGGAGCAGAGGTCGATCGCAAAGCTCAACGCTGCGAGAGATGCGCTGCAAAAGCTGTCTGCTTTAGAGGAAGCCGACATGGAGGTCGAGTTGAGCTCGGCCGCAGGCAATGGAACTGCAGAGGAGAAAGATGGATCCAAGCAGAAACTAAACCAGTTTTGCAGCAAGAAGCATTGGATAATGCCCATATACAA GATTGAGAAAGAGGAAGGGCCTGCACACTGTAAAAGATTCATATGTTCAGTCCAAGTTGAAACTGAGGGCTGCACCTTCATCACCTTTGGGGATCCAAAATCAAGAGTGAAAGATGCAGAAAATTCAGCAGCATCTAAGATGTTAGCCGATATTTTGGTTGGTCGTTAA
- the LOC103991378 gene encoding uncharacterized protein LOC103991378 has product MSSLAAARADNFYYPPEWEPKKGSLNKFQGQHPLRERARKLDQGILIIRFEMPFNIWCGGCNSMIAKGVRFNAEKKQVGNYYSTKIWSFTMKSACCKHEIVIQTDPKNCEYVIISGAQRKTEDYDIEDAETFALPADEVIGKLADPFYRLEHQEEDLRKKKEVEPLLVRLERVSDSRHADDYSLNRALRARLRNQKRRVEEEEGVSRRMGLGIRLLPPSEEDAAVTAAVRFASKFDRNRKNKRAAIMASSIFPDSSASASGSKRSELESKRRKIKATAASASLAGRVKPLSWQHSAGFVKH; this is encoded by the exons ATG TCATCTCTTGCAGCTGCTAGAGCAGATAATTTTTACTACCCACCAGAATGGGAACCAAAAAAG GGTTCCTTGAACAAGTTTCAGGGACAACATCCTTTGAGGGAAAGAGCCAGAAAGTTAGACCAAGGCATACTAATTATAAG GTTCGAGATGCCCTTCAATATCTGGTGTGGTGGATGCAATTCGATGATTGCCAAAGGTGTAAGGTTTAATGCAGAGAAAAAGCAAGTGGGAAACTATTATTCGACAAAG ATATGGAGCTTTACCATGAAGTCAGCTTGTTGCAAGCATGAAATAGTGATACAGACGGACCCAAAGAACTGTGAATATGTCATAATCAGTGGGGCTCAACGCAAGACGGAGGATTATGATATAGAGGATGCGGAGACATTTGCCCTTCCAGCCGACGAAGTTat AGGCAAGCTGGCTGATCCCTTTTACCGTCTCGAACATCAAGAAGAAGATctgagaaagaagaaggaagtCGAGCCGTTGCTGGTTCGTCTTGAGAGAGTCTCAGACAGTCGGCATGCTGACGATTATAGCCTAAACAGAGCCCTTCGAGCTCGTCTTAGA AACCAAAAGAGAAGGGTCGAGGAAGAAGAGGGGGTATCGAGGAGGATGGGCCTTGGCATCCGGCTTCTCCCCCCCTCAGAAGAAGATGCAGCAGTAACGGCTGCGGTTAGATTTGCCTCGAAATTTGATAGGAACAGAAAGAACAAGCGGGCAGCAATTATGGCTTCCTCCATCTTTCCAGACTCATCGGCATCTGCATCGGGAAGTAAAAGATCAGAGCTGGaatcaaagagaagaaaaataaaagcaaCCGCAGCATCTGCATCATTGGCCGGAAGAGTCAAGCCTTTGTCGTGGCAACACAGCGCAGGGTTCGTAAAGCACTAA